The Tenebrio molitor chromosome 7, icTenMoli1.1, whole genome shotgun sequence region AGCCTGGCAAATCCGCCCACGCTTCCAATTCTGTGCCACCATCCCCAAAATCAAAGACACCATCTTGAGGTTCGTGGATATTCCACGCGATGTAAGTCTCAACAGTGTTCACACCAGTTACTCGAAGTTTACGCAGACGGTCTTGCCAGAGTTCCGGTGGAACGCGAAAGTAGTGGATGGCGCCGCTATAGATGCttatattttttccatttagAGTAAAATAAGGCTGATCTACTGATAGTCCCGAATTTATACCGCCTTCTGTGTAGTACTCGTAAAGAGTTGGTAAATCAGCAGAGGCACCGAGTGTTATCAATAACAACTGGCCCAACAAATTTCTTGAATCAAaattgttatgaaattttagaTGAAGACCGTCAAGTAAACTCACCGGAAATGGAAATTGAATGCCATTGTTTTAGATCATCAGATCGGTTAGGAAGCTGAACACACAAtatgaaatttggaaatttcaaACGCTTATAAACCTGTGTGTTTCTATGCGGTGGcacttataaaaaataataataataacaactgGCACAACAAAGAAAAGCTTGTTGTCGAATGATATAAATATCTGATTACTGATTGAGAATGTTTAAATCGATTGGGAAAGATAGATGATACAAATAATCAAAACACTCGACTTGTGGCAAttgctttatttttatgctaaaatgaatatttaaaaatagaaaaatgtatcgtacagttgcggaattaaaatttcgggcactatttttctttcctcttcaacaaaatctctgtaaagcaccttctactgtcatcatgaaGTAGTAAGAAGGCCCCTTCAACACACTGCCACTTTTTAAGGAAAACACCCCgattttcaagggtaaactgaaaagcagaaaaaatcgTGAAGACACCCTCGTTTGaaggtatattttaaaattaacatttttcaaagattttacTCTGTTATAGTAATAATAGAGGATTAGGATAATTATAGAACTACTTATAtcaaaaatagataaaatttatttaaaagaatcaTATGAGTTGGAAAATTTGGTGTATGCCCAAACGGTATAAAAATGaccaagttttaaaaattctacaaaTTATTTGCTCGAATTTATGGGATAAAAAACGCGATTATAAGAATCACAGACGattaattagttttattatttgatcgATAAGACCACATTTAAATCCAAAAACTGTCAagtcaaatttatcagatttaactaatgtattcgaaatatcatcaaattcataaaacattttatctttaaagAAATATAAATGTTAGCATCACCCTCGCTTCGGCCCGATGCGCGACGTGGTGGGCTGACCGACCTTCCCCCGTCCTAACATCCGAGGACTACCGACGGCCCAGCCCGAGCGCCAATCGGGAGACCGCGCGAAAAATCGGGGAAGAACGACATTATTCCTGCGAGTACCTATGTGAACTATTGTCAGTAACACCTCCTGTTCAAAGAAGCAGAATAAAGTCTTAagtgaagtcaaagttaaattaatctttaacatcagaagtgggattgtGTCCTTCGTCTTACTTAATCTGCCTTCAGCCGACGTCATGCCAAAAGCGAAGAGAAAGCGCAATCCAGAAGCTCCCACTGGAAACCCAGTAGAGGACCAGGCTGAACAAATAGAAATTGATAGGGAGGAACCAGGCCTTCCGCCTCCAAAGAGGAAAAGTGTGCCCTGGCAAGAAACCCTCCTCACGCTAATCGCAAATCAACAGAAGCAAATTGCGGAGTTGCGAAAATCCAATATGGCGGGGCCAACGCCCAGCACGTCCACCGACGGCACCCTGATTGCGCAGACGCCAGCACCAACGCCACCAACGTCACTTACCACGTGGGCATCATTCCGCCTATCAGACTTTGACCCcgataaaagcaattttaccaTCGAAGAGTGGTTGGAGGATGCTTCAAAACTAAAAGGAGAACTAGGTGCCAGCGACCTAATCATGATAGCAAAAGCAGGAGAGGCGCTGAGGGGCAGAGCATATCGCTACTACTGCGACTGGCGCCCGGTACGACTAGGTTGGGAGGATTTTTGTAAGGACTTGGGCGTTGCTTTCCCGGACCGTGAAACACCAGGTGTTCGTGCTTTTATGGCGGCTACCTTAAGAAGCAAAGACTGTGAATCGCTCAGCGACTACGGAAACCAGAAGCTTCGCCGAATTCATCGTTTCTGTGATGCGTTGCCGTGGGCGACTAGACTGAGTATGGTCGAATATGGCCTTGACCATGCAGAAGCCCAAGCCTCCATACGGATCCGACAGCCAGGAGATGAGCGAGAGCTCTTAAAACTACTCTCTGAAATTGATGGGCACAGACGCAAACATCAAACTGTGGTTGACCCGCGTTCTTGTGATGCGGTGGGAACAAAGAGCGCGGCGCGTTCAACAGTCCAACGACCGAGTGTGTCAGGATCCTCTTTTCGTGGAAAGTGTTTTAATTGTGGCCGGGTTGGTCATCGCCAAGAAGACTGTCGTGTGTCGCAGACAACTAAAAAAACCATCGAAATTGAAAAGCCAGAGAAACCAACGGAGTCGAAGGTGTCTACCTGTACGTATTGTAAGAAGGTAGGACATATCGAGAGTAGCTGTTTCTTTAAACACGGAAGACCCAAGAAAATGTGACTAGTCCGTAAAAGACGTACGTTTAACACTACACCTATCGCTACCGCCTTATGTAACCACCAAGCTGTTTCCTTGACCTACATCATCGACAGTGGTGCCGATATCTCAGTTATAGGCAGGAGCACAGTGGAAAAACTGCAAGCATCGATGTCACCGACCTTGCGAGTTATTTCTGGACTCGGGACAGA contains the following coding sequences:
- the LOC138134628 gene encoding uncharacterized protein, which codes for MPKAKRKRNPEAPTGNPVEDQAEQIEIDREEPGLPPPKRKSVPWQETLLTLIANQQKQIAELRKSNMAGPTPSTSTDGTLIAQTPAPTPPTSLTTWASFRLSDFDPDKSNFTIEEWLEDASKLKGELGASDLIMIAKAGEALRGRAYRYYCDWRPVRLGWEDFCKDLGVAFPDRETPGVRAFMAATLRSKDCESLSDYGNQKLRRIHRFCDALPWATRLSMVEYGLDHAEAQASIRIRQPGDERELLKLLSEIDGHRRKHQTVVDPRSCDAVGTKSAARSTVQRPSVSGSSFRGKCFNCGRVGHRQEDCRVSQTTKKTIEIEKPEKPTESKVSTCTYCKKVGHIESSCFFKHGRPKKM